The Hevea brasiliensis isolate MT/VB/25A 57/8 chromosome 9, ASM3005281v1, whole genome shotgun sequence nucleotide sequence ttattaaatttaattttaaatcactTTTTAATATTCTCTAATTAATATGCTTTACTCCATAGTAATTTTAGCCATGATATCAACCAGAGCCTTCTTCAGATATTTTGCTGATTCACACTCAAAATACTTCCCTGTATTTGAGGCAACGCCATTTTCTAATTCAAATTTTGCTTTAGGATTCTTGTATGTATTCCTATACTTATTTGTTAATTTATCTCATAATTTCAAAGGTGAATTACGTTCAGATTCTTGGATGTTGCAATTATTAGAAaaacattataaaaaaaaattctttgcgAGCAGCTCATTCCATCCTTCGCATGACAGACTTGCTGTACCTCTCCGGTGAACCATTCTCACATGGTTCGAGTTCGACCCTCTTGACAGCAACAGGGAGACAGACTGTTACGTATCACAACAGCTCTTAGCCTCTTACGTGCCGAGCAAAGTCTGAATCTTTCCTCTGCTTTTGTTCGTTTGGTATGAGACTGAAACTCAAAGCGCACGATAACGACAGAAAACAGAAAAGACGCGTGGGATAAAAACATTTAAGCGACAGGTTGTAGAAACCATGGAAGCAATGTGTCGAACGTAAAATTCGTACAAAGCCCGCTCGcctagagatttttttttttttttttttttgagggatTGAGAAGGTGAAGATATAATTTTAATCATTCAACTGAATATAAAACTTTACAATAATGAAAATTCTAAATTAAACCGTTTAATTTGAAAATTCagtttaatttattcaatttgttttttgaaaaagaaaaaaaaaattgaagtgaaATGCACCAAAACACTACATTTGACTGAGTTTCAGTCCCTACTCCTTCACTCCCTTGCAATCAAGCACCAAGCCGCTCCCTCGCTTCTTGAACCCATCGACCTCTTCTCGGTGCGACCCATTAGTGATAATTGTTGCGTTTGGTAGCCTTGTAAGGAAGTGGAAGAACAAGTGGGTCCACGTGTCCCCATCATCCACCGTTAGTCGCCTAACTCCCAGTAGTCCAACAACCTTGTCTCCTCCTCTGTCGGTGGACTCCTCTTTCCTCTGCCACTGCGGTCGACGCCTCCTCCTCCATGAAGCCTCCCAAACTCAAGTTTTGCTACACttgctgtctctctctttttATCTCGTGTTTATCATTTTACCTTTTCCTAGGGTTTAAATTTTGAAGTGGGTATGCTAGAAAATATGTAAATGGGTTACCTTTATTCCAGCTTATTAAATATCTGTATCATGCTTTTGTTATGTGAATAATTGAAGAATCGAATTTTATAAATACATGGCTATACTATATTGTCTTGGAATATGTTCAGTAAAATGGAGAGAtttgaattatattttatatattgctATAGGCCACCTATTAAGTAAACAGAGTCAAAtagattaataaaaaagaaatgattaaaataattttaacagAAAGTTAAATAGTCAAATGATTTAATAAAAAAGTTTGATCAGAATGATTAGTCAAGAAAGTCAAGTGATCTCAATTGATTACAAACACTAAATAATTCGGATGTTCGATCAAGAAATCTGAATATTAGGTGGTTAGGTCTTCCGAACAAGTTAACAGTCATTTGAATGATGGTCAATTTAGCTTAACGATCCAAATAGCTTGGCTAACTAATTAGCGAGCAACATATAACTGTTGATAGGCATTACTCGCCAAAATTTTCGAAATCACAACCggataattcaatatttatacaATCATCTCTAATTgctattaaaattttagtttataaatattaaaagaacACATCAATCATGTACATTCTGCTAAAATTACTATAGACTTTATTATTCTTATTTTTCTTGAATAAATTACTAACTTAACCATTAGAATAACTAACTAATAGGTCAACGACTTCACTATTGTAGGTTGACATCATCTTCAAATTGATCAAAGCACTCGTATAAGCATCATTTATAAGCTAAAATTATGAGTTGGTTGAGTTGTTCTTGTATTCTTTTTAGAAGGAACGTTGCAATTCTCTTGGTCCTTTTGTTTTTAGACTGTATATTGTATGAGAATTGGGATTGAAAAACGTTATCATGATCAATTTAGCTCAATTTTGTCTTTAATTTTAGTTcaattattatattttgaaattgcagtttttcaatttttgtagtTACCGTTTACGCACCCTTACTTTCACCTATAAACTTAACTTTTAATCTGAAGATTAATGCTCTATTACATAGCTTGCAAGTCTAATTGAATATTCATATTTATTTATAACTATTTACAATTTAATAACATCAAAATAGCAATAATTAAGATAAACACAAGATAAAAATTGCTAAGatggaaataataataaaattttaatctaaatagattattaatatttatttttaatgataatttaattatgtactaaaatataattattaaatttaattaggaaATAAACACATGAAAATATTAGTTACACtgttatttaataataaatttaataatttcaaacTAATCTTTATTACCATGatgataatatttttaataattataatcatacaattattaattttttaaaaaattctaacaatttttaatattagaaaatattattaaattattaacgaaAATTAGGAGCCACACAAGATCACATACATCGTCTCAATGCAAAACACATGCTTCATAAATCAAGTCACGGAAATCGCCATGAAAAAGTTGAGCAATGGGGCCAAACCCCAACAAAATCCGCTTCATACCTTCAAATTGAACTCCACATTATAAAAGATGGATCACAGAAGCACCAATTATCACCATATCACCTCCTCAAAATACACTACAAAATTAAAATATAGGGAAAAAAAGGTGAATTATATTCCaaaaaatggtaaaaagaaaggCTTGTTTACCCAAATGAGCAAGGGTTCAGTTGCACGTTGGTTGTCCCTCTTTTCTCATCTCATGATCacccatttttatttatttatttatttatttttgccaTCCCAAAAAATACCacctaaataataaatatatatagctatataaatttttggaattttacaattttttttatttatttttttattttgtatatctacaaatcataatttttgggttgtgtgTGTGTCCTTTTGGTGGAGGAATGCTTGTCAACTACTCCTTTTAAGTTCTGCAATCTCTCTATGTGCTTGTTCTagtttttgagagagagagagagagagagagagatattgATCTTTGCTCGCTTTCTGCTTCAATGGAGAGGCACAAATGCAAGCTCTGCTCTAGAACTTTCGCTAATGGCAGAGCTTTGGGTGGTCACATGAAGGCCCACTTAGCCACCCTGCCTCTCCCTCCAAAGGCCACGATGACGACTCAGCAACAGACCGGAGACCGCACTGAGTCAGCATCATCCTCGTATTCTTCTTCTGGTGAAGAACAGGAACTGGAAATCAAGAACAGAGAATTTGAAGAGAAGGCTTTGGTTTATGGGTTGAGAGAGAATCCCAAGAAGAGTTTCAGGTTCGCAGATCCTGAGTTCTCTTTCGCTGTTGATGCTGGGTCTGTTGTTCAAGATAGAGAAAGCGAGACCGAGTCAAGAAATCCAACTCGTAGACGATCTAAGAGGACCCGGAAATCGGGTTTTTCAGAGAATCAGAAGCAGAATTTCGATGCCAAGAAACTAAAGTTGAAGAATCCAAGTTCGGAGGAGTCGCCGACAGAACCAGAACCGGTGAGTTCCGTGTCTAATACTTCCCCTGAAGAAGATGTTGCCATGTGTCTTATGATGCTTTCAAGGGATGTTTGGACGAGAAACTATGAAGAAGAAGATCAAGAACAAGGCAAAGATAGAGAAAGATCAGTTGGTATGAAGTTGAAAGTGCCGGAGGAGATCAAAGTGGGTAAGATTCGCGGGAAGTTGAGATGTGAAAAATGCATGAAACTGTTTCGATCTTCACAGGCATTGGTTGCGCACAAGAGGATTTGCTCTCTAAATGGAGCAGAGCTAAGAAACAATGAAGGTAATGAAAGAATTTTCGAGTGTCCATATTGCTTCAAGGTGTTTGGCTCTGGACAAGCACTTGGCGGACACAAAAGATCGCATCTTATGGGTACTTCAACACCTAGTGCTGCAGAAAATTCTGCTAAACTTGACAACAATCTCATAGATCTTAACTTGCCAGCTCCAACCGAAGACGATGACTTTAGTGTGGTCTCTGATGCCTAATTCATTGACACGTACTATGAActatgaagctttctctctcatTGTGAGATCTAATcccatataattaattttttttttattttgtgcaACTGGATCATTCAAGTGGGTTATCTGTAGCTATAGTTTATATTTTTACTTTTAAGCCTTATTGCATACatcaatgctttttttttttttttctatattttgcATTGGTTACTTCCATTCATGGCTGACCTGACTACATTTAATTCGTTTCTTTGTGATCTCCGCAATTGTTAATTTTTTAGTTTAGCTGTTGCTGTAGCACTCTGAAATTCATTTCTTTATCAACTTACCAGCTCATTTAATGCAGAAAAAATTCATTGGTTTGCAGGAGTTTATTTTCTCCCAACGTCCTTTATTTTTCCTAGTTTGTCTGGTGTGTGAATTGTAATTCTTCAGCAATTCACGCGCCATGTAACAGCAAATTTAAGTGTAGTGGTTGGTTGGTTATGTTTATACATTCTAACAACCCAATTGAAGCAGACACACACTGCTTTGCTTATGTACTACAAGTTTTGCTTCACTTCATGGGTAGTGTTACTAGTGTACACAGTACTCCCCATTTCAGTGATAAAATGCTAAAGCATTTCTCGTTTTTTTGGCTTGTGCTAGTGGACCTAAAACTTTGATATCTCTGCCTCTGCTAAGTACCAAAAGCGTTACAATTCAGTTAATATGTCCTGTACTATTCTCTAGCTGTTCTTGCACACTGTCTACTATTTCTAATACTACAGCTACAACTACTGGTCCATGTCTATAGCTTGCAC carries:
- the LOC110666041 gene encoding zinc finger protein ZAT4, which translates into the protein MERHKCKLCSRTFANGRALGGHMKAHLATLPLPPKATMTTQQQTGDRTESASSSYSSSGEEQELEIKNREFEEKALVYGLRENPKKSFRFADPEFSFAVDAGSVVQDRESETESRNPTRRRSKRTRKSGFSENQKQNFDAKKLKLKNPSSEESPTEPEPVSSVSNTSPEEDVAMCLMMLSRDVWTRNYEEEDQEQGKDRERSVGMKLKVPEEIKVGKIRGKLRCEKCMKLFRSSQALVAHKRICSLNGAELRNNEGNERIFECPYCFKVFGSGQALGGHKRSHLMGTSTPSAAENSAKLDNNLIDLNLPAPTEDDDFSVVSDA